The Parambassis ranga chromosome 1, fParRan2.1, whole genome shotgun sequence genome includes a region encoding these proteins:
- the LOC114437258 gene encoding dynactin subunit 6-like, translated as MADKQNAQKSVKIAAGAVVCVESEIRGDVTIGPRTVVHPKARIIAEAGPIVIGEGNLIEEQALIINSYPENITPDSEVEPKTMTIGINNVFEVGCTSQALKIGDNNVIESKADVGRNVILTSGCIIGAFCQVNTCEVIPENTVIYGSGCMRRVQTERPQPQTLQLDFLMKILPNYHHLKKTVKAGHAAS; from the exons ATGGCAGACAAACAAAACGCCCAGAAAAG TGTCAAAATAGCCGCTGGAGCTGTAGTTTGTGTTGAAAGTGAAATCAGAGGAGATGTTACAATTG GCCCGAGGACAGTGGTCCATCCTAAAGCTCGAATCATTGCAGAGGCAGGACCCATCGTGATCGGGGAGGGCAATTTGATCGAGGAGCAGGCGCTGATCATTAACAG TTACCCAGAAAACATCACACCAGATTCCGAGGTGGAACCAAAGACAATGACCATTGGCATCAACAATGTGTTTGAAGTTGGCTGCA catcaCAAGCGTTGAAAATTGGTGACAACAACGTGATTGAATCTAAAG CTGACGTTGGCAGGAATGTGATCCTCACCAGTGGCTGTATCATTGGAGCCTTCTGTCAGGTCAACACCTGTGAGGTCATACCTGAGAACACCGTCATCTATGGCTCCGGATGTATGAGACGGGTTCAGACGGAGAGACCACAG CCCCAGACTCTTCAGCTTGACTTTCTGATGAAGATTTTGCCAAACTACCACCACTTGAAGAAAACTGTTAAAGCAGGTCACGCTGCTAGCTAA